From Elusimicrobiota bacterium:
GAGTGCCCCTGTCGGGAATCCATTTGTATCCACTCAAATATTAGAAGCGTCCCCATTTTCCATTTTAACTTTTAACCTTTAACCTTTAACTTGCCTTTTTGTTACTCGTAAGTGAACCATTTCAACCCCGTCCCCTAAATCGATGAACCATTTCAACCCCGTCCCCTAAATCGATGAACCATTTCAACCCCGTCCCCTAAATCGTTGTGATAATGAGCCCTGTGCATAACTGAAATCGGAATATAATGTAGTGACTATGACCCTGCCTTTTCTTGCTTCTTGCGTCTGGCTTCTTATTTCATATTCTATAAGGCACGGCATATTGTTCTTGGTTCTACGCAAAAGTACCCTCGCATCAGCAGGCCAATTCGTGAAGTATCCATCCACATTCACATCAAGATTAACACGAGATTGTCCGTTGAATATCGCTGATATTTCATTGATGTATACCGATGCTGATTGGCATGACTGGTCTTCCTGCCAACCGTAAGCACTTACTTCGTTACCTCGTGGCAGGGCATTAAAGTCGTAACCGTGTTGTTGCGCAAAACAAATAAGTGTGCCACCATTTGACACATAATCAGATAAATTTTTCCTGAAACTTTCTACATCACCAAGCCCATACAAACCACCCGATGGAATAATTAATACTTTAATCCTCGGCAATATTTCTGATAGATTAAAATTATAATCAACCAGTTCAAATCGTTCACCTACATCTGCTAAAAGTAAAATATTTTCTGCCAACAAACCACTTGCCGTTATCCCAATTGGGTCACCATATGAACATATCTGAGTAGTACTTGACCCCAATAATGCTTCACAACTTACTCCTTCAAAATCATCTGGTTTATCACAATCAGGATTTGGTTTACTTTGTTCGTATTTTTTTAACCCTACATTAAAACTCCATGTTTTACTACTTGGATTCTCTGCCTTATCTTTGGCAGACACAGTTACTGTATAACTCTGTTCCCCGTGCAGATATGCACTACCATTTATATAGCCATTCATATTCCGCATCTCTTCAGTTGGATTAGGAAATGAAAAACTGCGAGAACCACCTTTACAAGTCACGCTTGTTATTGTTGTTGGCTGTGACTTTGGGCCACTACCTCTTACACTTCCCTCGTCTACTCCACTCAGATTGTCGGTAACTGTTGCACCAAAGGATATCCATCTAGGGATTTTTGATATAGAGTAACTCCAACAACATTGTTTCCCTTCCATTCTAAATATATACTCATAAGAATTCCCTGCTAAACTACCAGGTTCAGGAAATGGCTCTATCGTAGGAGGTGTCTTATCAACGATGATGTCTCGCATTATAGTTGGACTAACATAATGATTACTATCTACTACATATGCACTGATTGTATGAACACCTTCACCATTAATACCCATTGCTTTAGATAGTGTTACATCAAAACTCCATCTGGATCGCCATTTGCCGTCCGAATACAACGTGCTACTTAATTGAGATTCTACCAAATCATAACTACTATCACAAATAACAATTCTATCCAATTCACAATCTGACTCGGCTGTTCCTTTAATAGTAATGTTCAGATTTCCTTTTTCTGTCACGTATTTTCCATCAATGATATTAACGTTAGGAAAATAGTAATCAAATCCTACTTCTGGAGACTGGGCATTTAATTTATTAAAATATATGAAAAGAACAATCAAAATAATAAAAATTTTTTTGATTTCCGATTCATTCTTTTCACATCTTATCCAATGAGTAATAATATTCTTCATTTCTATTTACCAATAATAAAATGCTTTACAGATTCCTTTATTCTATATTGGCGCAATATACTTTTTGCAGACCGTATATTTTCTTTTTCGTTGCCATCTTCCATTACTTTTTCAATAAATGGAATAGATCTAGCATCATTAAATTCTAAAAGCAAATAATGCATTGCCATCATCTTTTTTCTATCGGGTGATGACTTTTCGTTTAACATATTTAACATAATATCTTTCATTTCTTTTTCACCACACATATATAATGCACTTAATATTGTCGTCGAAAATTCCGGGTTTTTATTGAGTAATTTTCGCAATAATTCTTTAGCTTCTTTATTTCTAGTATGACCTAATAATTCTATGAAATTTAATTCATTAGAAGAATAATCTTTAATATCTATATTATCTAAATAATCTATTATGGGTTTAATTACTGCGTCGGTGCTCATATAAATATACCACGGAGTAAAAAGAGACAGTTTATCCCTTTTTACTATTTCAATAAAAGCTCTCATTGCTTCATTAGTTCCTATTTGTAATAAAGCAATCTTTCCGGCATCACAGCTAGTATGTTTACTTAGCTTATTCCATTTTTTCAGGGTTTCAATCACTTCCTCACATTTTCTAATTCCTAATTCCCACATTATAATAGCCGAACTTAATGAACCTTCTTTTCCTATACGGTCATGTAAAAAGTTAATTAAGTATTGAATGTCATTCTTATCCATTACTGAACACAAACCTGCTACATACTTTACTCTTTCAATCTCGTTTGTTACATTTTTCATTCCTCTCTTAAACTTTTCTTTTAATATATTCATTATTTTTTCTGATTGCCTTGCCATATTAAGTAACTCTAAATATTTCATTATCGTATCTTTATTAACTCTAGGAAATGGTTCTGTTTCAATCCGCACACTATCTTGTGCCCATCGCTTATGAATTTGATGAAACTTTACATTTTCGGGCCAATGTGATGTGATGAAATACGGTATATAAACACGCTCTGTGTTCAAATCTATGAAAAAAATAGTTTCTTCTCCAACAACTGGGGTAAGTTTCCAACCGAGACCCCAATCCTCTGGAGCCCAAAAAATAGTTATGTGCTTGTTATTAAAATTACCTTTTAATGTCTCTTTGATTTCTACTTTTGTTTTGTATAATATGGTTTTTGCAGTAAAAAGTGGAATATCAAGTTTTTCTATCTTATCAACTTGTCCTACAATTATTAAATCGGAAAATACTACCTGTGAAAACACATAACCATCCATTGTTTTTATAAATTCTTCGATTTTTGGGTCAGTACCTTGCTGATTAGTTACAGCTTCTGTCATAATTTCTCCCCACATTGCCAACCAGCATATACTGATACCACTTACCACCATCACAATCATTAAAATTATTCTTTTCATCTCACACCTCACTTGAAATTAGATTTTTTTTCCTATAAAAACAAAAAACCGAGTTACCTAAAACCGAGAATGAATTCTCGGCTACATTATTACCTTCGGTAACCCGGCTGACTTTTATTGTTTTCGGCAACTTGGCTTACTTTCGCTACGCTCACCCCCGAATAAATTCGGGGGCTACATAATTAAAAGTCCCGTGGTTTTGCGTCCCCACCTCACGATGGCATCCTGCTGTATTTTCAGGAAGGCACTATCTTTCAAGTGCGTGTGCCTTTATCGGAATAATTTTATTTCTATCTTTTCAAAGAAATAAAAAGCCCCTGATATTGCTACCAAGGGCTTTTTAGGACTTACTCAAAGCAGAGGCAAGTGTTACTTCTGCTACTACAAGAAACAAAGTATTATTATGACACCTCTTTTTTTCTAACATATAACACTGCTTCTTTTTATCTTTTTTCAGTCCGCTATAATTATAAAGTATTTTCGGCATTTTGTCAAGTCTTTTTTTGAAAACGCAGATGACGGCAGATAAGAAACACAGATTACACAGATAAATCACCATCAGAAACTACAAATCTTTAACACCAGCCCTGTGCTTTTATTCCGAGAAGTTTTATTTCGTTGACGGACATATCTCTTGCCGCCGTCGGTGAGTTAAACTTAACTCCTGCTATGTAACTCCAGCCGTGAATATACAGGTAACCCATTAA
This genomic window contains:
- a CDS encoding HEAT repeat domain-containing protein: MKRIILMIVMVVSGISICWLAMWGEIMTEAVTNQQGTDPKIEEFIKTMDGYVFSQVVFSDLIIVGQVDKIEKLDIPLFTAKTILYKTKVEIKETLKGNFNNKHITIFWAPEDWGLGWKLTPVVGEETIFFIDLNTERVYIPYFITSHWPENVKFHQIHKRWAQDSVRIETEPFPRVNKDTIMKYLELLNMARQSEKIMNILKEKFKRGMKNVTNEIERVKYVAGLCSVMDKNDIQYLINFLHDRIGKEGSLSSAIIMWELGIRKCEEVIETLKKWNKLSKHTSCDAGKIALLQIGTNEAMRAFIEIVKRDKLSLFTPWYIYMSTDAVIKPIIDYLDNIDIKDYSSNELNFIELLGHTRNKEAKELLRKLLNKNPEFSTTILSALYMCGEKEMKDIMLNMLNEKSSPDRKKMMAMHYLLLEFNDARSIPFIEKVMEDGNEKENIRSAKSILRQYRIKESVKHFIIGK